The Dehalococcoidales bacterium DNA segment AAGGTGCCGGTTTCTCCGGTAAAGCGGAACAAGATGGGGTCACTGGTCTATCTTGCCGAACCCATCAAGAAGGCAGTCAGCATTCCGGTAATCGCGGTGGGCAAGATAAACACCCCGGAAATTGCCGGGGACATACTGACCAAAGAACGGGCAGACATGGTGGCAATCGGGCGCCAGCTTATCTGTGACCCATTATGGCCGAAGAAGGTGCGCGAGGGGCGGTTCGATGAGGTGGTCGCCTGTGACTCCTGCAATATTAACTGCTACTCACCGGCTTTCGAACGCCGTTTGTCCGAAGGTGCGCCACTGTGCAAGTTCAACGAACGTGTTGGACGGGAATGGGAGATACCGGCTCCTGAGTAGGTGGTCCCCTACCCGTTTCACTGTCGTGCCCGATTCCGACGTGATTCGTTGAGATACGCATACAGATACCAGCAGGCAACACTCCGGTATGGTCATTCAGAAGAGCAGGTACATTTCGGCTTTCTACCAGTCAATATCCCTGACACG contains these protein-coding regions:
- a CDS encoding tRNA-dihydrouridine synthase, producing KVPVSPVKRNKMGSLVYLAEPIKKAVSIPVIAVGKINTPEIAGDILTKERADMVAIGRQLICDPLWPKKVREGRFDEVVACDSCNINCYSPAFERRLSEGAPLCKFNERVGREWEIPAPE